Within Deltaproteobacteria bacterium, the genomic segment CGGTTGCACGAGCCACGGAACAATGGGTGCGCTGGCGAGGAACGGCAGATCGAGGGCCAGCGCCGTGTTGGCGCGCAGCGTGGCGAGAAACTCCGGTGGCGGCTGGTAGGGCGACACTCCGACACGGATCGCCCACGCCCCGACATAGTCGCACACGAAGTCGAGCTGCTTGGGGTATGGCCAGAACGCGTCGAGGCGCAGCATCGCGGTGGCGACATGGATGATGACGCCCACCGCTGCGATTTCGGCTATTGCCCCGCGCTTCATCGCGTCTTCCTATGCGCCTTCGGCGTGGTGGTGACAAACAGAGTCGCCGTCCGGTGCGACGGGCGGTTCGGTTGACTGCCGCGGCGCGGGACCCTAAAGATTGCGCCGCAGTTCATCATGCCTGCATGCCTGCGAGGAGATGCTTGTGAGTACTGAACCCCTCAGCTTCGCCGCCCCGTTCACCGTGCGTGCCCAGATCGAGGCGCGCGCCGAACACCCGGTCGCTGCCGACAAGGTAGTGCTGATGCACGGCGACCGTTCGTGGACCTATCGCCAGCTCCGCGACGAGTCGGTGCGCACCGCGCACTTCCTCCTGCGCCGCCTCGGTCGCATCGATGATGCGCATCCGGGCCACGTTGCCATGGTGTTGGAGAACCACCTCGAACTGCTCGCGCTCTTCGGGGGCTGTGCCTTTGGCGGCCTGACGCTGTTCGGCGTCAACACCGGCTTGCGCGGTGACGTGCTCACCGGCGTGCTCAATCAGTCCCGTTCACGCTTGCTGGTGGTCGACGAGAAATTCTTCCCCGAGATAGAGCGCGTGCGCGGCGATCTGAAGCACATTGCAGCGGAGAACATCCTCGTCTTGCCGACGCAGGGCGGGAAGATTCCAGCGAGCGCGGATTTGCACGCCCGCATAGCGGCGGAGATCGGCGGCCCCGACAAGTCACTCGATGCGCCGGGCATCGATGTCGAGCCCGAGCGCAATCTCATGGTGATCTACACCTCGGGCACGACCGGCCTACCCAAAGGCATCAACAACAATCATCTCAAGCTGTGCGCAACCGGCTTTGGAGTGTCCACGAACATGGGCCTGGGGCAGGACGACGTTGGCTACGCCTGCATGCCGCTGTTTCACTCGAACGCGATGTTCGTCGGCTTCATGCCGGCGTTCTGGGTTGGCGGAAGCATGGGCTTGCGCGAGCGCTTCAGCGCCAGTCAGTTCGTTCCCGACATCCTGCGCTACGGCGTCACCTTCTGGAACTACGTCGGCGAGCCGGTGCACTACGTGCTCGCCGCGATCGAGAAGGAGTATGGCGGTGACGAGGCGCGCATTGCGACCGCGGTTACTAACGACCCGCGCAACAAGTTCCGCTACGCCGTCGGCAACGGCGCGGCACCGCCCGACATCGACCGCTTCATGAAGTGGATGGGGCTGGACGAAATGTTCGAGCTGTACGGCTCGACCGAGGCGGCGATCAGCACCTTCCGCCGCAAGGGAGATCCGCGCGGCAGCGTTGGCGAGATCACCGACGCCGCCGTCAAGATCCTCGATCCGGGCGGCAACGAATGCCCGCCCGCGCAACTCGGCGCTGACGGCAAGCTGCTCAACTACGAGCAATGTGTCGGCGAGATCTGTCGCGCCGCATCCGACGCCGGTCTGTTCCAAGGATACTTCGACAACCCCAAGGCCAACACCGACAAGTTCCGCGACGGCGTCTACCACTCGGGGGATCTCGGCCACGTCTTGGTGCGCGACGGGCAACGCTTCCTGTACTTCGATGGCCGCACCGACGATTGGATCCGCAAGGACGGAGAGAACTTCTCCGCTGGTCAGGTCGGCCGCATTGTTTCCGAACATCCCGATGTCGCGCTCGCCGTTGCCTACGGCGTCCCGTGTTCGGTCTCAGACGAGTTGGTGATGGCGGCGGTGAAGCTACGCGACGGCGTGGCGTTCGATCCGAAGGGCTTCTTCGAATGGTGCGAGGCGCAAGTGAACGGTGCCAGCATGGACCGCAAGTGGTTTCCCGACTTCGTCCTGTTGGTTAAAGACTTCGAGTACACGCAGACGCAGAAGGTACTGGTGCGCAATCTCAAGAAGGTCCACTTCGATCTCAACCGGCTGGCTGGCGAAGCGATCTACTGGCGCCAGCGCGGCGACACCGCGTTTCGGCCGTTCGCCCGCGCCGACTACGAGCAGGTACGTCAGGAGTTCGCGGCGCGTGAGAAGCTGGAACTGCTCGATCGCTGAACTCGCCGCAGGTCGGGATTTCCGAGCTGGCCGCACGCACCC encodes:
- a CDS encoding AMP-binding protein yields the protein MSTEPLSFAAPFTVRAQIEARAEHPVAADKVVLMHGDRSWTYRQLRDESVRTAHFLLRRLGRIDDAHPGHVAMVLENHLELLALFGGCAFGGLTLFGVNTGLRGDVLTGVLNQSRSRLLVVDEKFFPEIERVRGDLKHIAAENILVLPTQGGKIPASADLHARIAAEIGGPDKSLDAPGIDVEPERNLMVIYTSGTTGLPKGINNNHLKLCATGFGVSTNMGLGQDDVGYACMPLFHSNAMFVGFMPAFWVGGSMGLRERFSASQFVPDILRYGVTFWNYVGEPVHYVLAAIEKEYGGDEARIATAVTNDPRNKFRYAVGNGAAPPDIDRFMKWMGLDEMFELYGSTEAAISTFRRKGDPRGSVGEITDAAVKILDPGGNECPPAQLGADGKLLNYEQCVGEICRAASDAGLFQGYFDNPKANTDKFRDGVYHSGDLGHVLVRDGQRFLYFDGRTDDWIRKDGENFSAGQVGRIVSEHPDVALAVAYGVPCSVSDELVMAAVKLRDGVAFDPKGFFEWCEAQVNGASMDRKWFPDFVLLVKDFEYTQTQKVLVRNLKKVHFDLNRLAGEAIYWRQRGDTAFRPFARADYEQVRQEFAAREKLELLDR